A window from Marinagarivorans cellulosilyticus encodes these proteins:
- a CDS encoding dockerin type I domain-containing protein, with amino-acid sequence MPFQRLNFTKSTLSRIAFAAFSLTLSVASSAALLATERVNISNTGAQANSSSYKASISANGNHIAFFSNASNLVADDFNAFGDIFVRDLTTGVTERVNVDSAGNEAMGHSEFGDISADGRYVVFSSHADNLVPGDTNGWDDVFIRDRELGTTERLSVSTSGAQTNWWSQEPSISGDGRYVVFTSHDSQLSPNDTNNTHDVFLRDRQAGTTTLISVSTTGTLANGGSYMPTISDNGTHITYVSSASNLVANDTNGWEDIFVYEIATGTTTRVSLDIAGAQIQGNSRDPNISANGRYVVFLSNNSEFDPFIFDESEILLHDTQTSTTEKITISHDGSATSGMNSRPSISADGRYVSFSSNISNLISDDTNFFEDIFVFDRNTSTTERISLDINGNEINDGSYGPTISSNALYVVYESNSPNIVANDTNGFSDIFVARLDNIEAGGQRIKLSPSHATVDPIADPQFSVDIQVSASDLYGLEVNCFADSTLATLDGASYGDLFDPNSRLEIPMLINNPALGDWRGSLSLMNPALPINGSGVFATLDYSALEVNSTTLDITCVSSAADINGQAIILDMENASISIDDGIHTPNGATITGKIALPNGADPSGVEVSIKLGERTVSTLADANGDFTFTDLKNGVWVVSYKHPQYVNSCSITQTQNGDTTVMDDETMIAGDINGDGVIDIADFTVISATYGSNSSDTEYAVAADLNGDNVINIFDLTILGSHFGINSCDPSAIVPQIDPSVTFTTTSPSPEGTTSLNATADELTWQRDAAFPGASTTAFAYAKPADVDQFAIGLQLSGMQTSYMLVLRNPDNGNSIHVYYDAETPTPNLFIDSFIDGLPQHDSFLVPLLMDQLEIGYDHGNLTVNLGSLSHTAMPLPAGLGDSPSNWEIEVTLMHSSLTPTSGTSSVKLITDAFNGLALPTSPW; translated from the coding sequence ATGCCTTTTCAACGTTTAAATTTTACAAAATCAACGCTATCGCGCATCGCGTTTGCCGCTTTTTCGCTGACGCTATCTGTTGCTTCGTCAGCTGCCTTACTGGCAACCGAGCGTGTAAACATTTCCAATACCGGTGCACAAGCTAATAGCTCTAGCTATAAGGCTAGTATTTCGGCAAACGGAAACCATATTGCCTTTTTTTCCAATGCCTCGAACTTAGTAGCCGATGATTTTAATGCTTTCGGCGATATTTTTGTACGCGACCTTACAACAGGGGTTACCGAGCGCGTGAATGTTGATAGCGCCGGCAATGAGGCTATGGGGCATAGTGAATTTGGCGATATATCAGCGGATGGGCGCTATGTTGTATTTTCTTCCCATGCTGACAATTTAGTTCCGGGCGATACCAACGGCTGGGATGATGTATTTATTCGCGACCGCGAGCTCGGTACAACAGAGCGTCTTAGCGTAAGTACTAGCGGTGCACAAACTAACTGGTGGAGCCAAGAACCGAGTATATCCGGCGATGGGCGCTATGTTGTATTTACCTCTCACGATTCCCAGCTTTCTCCAAACGATACAAATAATACCCACGACGTTTTTCTACGAGACCGCCAAGCAGGCACCACTACACTCATCAGCGTATCGACTACCGGCACTCTAGCCAATGGTGGGAGTTACATGCCGACAATCTCGGATAACGGAACACACATTACCTATGTCTCCAGCGCCTCCAATCTCGTCGCCAACGACACTAATGGCTGGGAAGATATTTTTGTTTACGAAATTGCCACCGGTACAACCACCCGTGTTAGCCTAGATATAGCTGGCGCACAAATACAAGGCAATAGCCGCGATCCCAATATTTCAGCCAATGGGCGTTACGTGGTTTTTTTATCGAATAATTCCGAATTTGACCCTTTCATTTTTGACGAATCGGAAATTTTATTACATGACACCCAAACCAGCACAACCGAAAAAATCACTATAAGCCACGACGGTTCTGCCACTAGCGGCATGAATTCTCGCCCGTCTATTTCTGCCGATGGCCGATATGTTAGTTTTTCCTCTAATATCAGCAACCTAATTAGTGACGACACTAATTTCTTTGAAGACATCTTCGTCTTTGACCGCAATACAAGCACCACTGAACGCATCAGCCTAGACATTAACGGTAATGAAATTAACGATGGCAGCTACGGGCCGACTATATCAAGCAACGCGCTTTACGTCGTCTACGAATCAAATTCGCCTAACATTGTCGCTAACGACACTAACGGATTTTCAGATATTTTTGTTGCCCGGTTAGATAACATCGAAGCCGGTGGTCAACGTATTAAGTTGTCGCCATCACACGCCACGGTAGATCCAATTGCCGACCCACAATTTAGCGTTGATATCCAAGTATCGGCATCAGACCTTTATGGTTTAGAGGTGAATTGCTTTGCCGACTCCACCCTCGCCACATTGGATGGCGCAAGCTATGGTGATTTATTCGATCCAAACTCTCGGCTGGAAATCCCCATGTTAATTAACAATCCCGCATTGGGTGATTGGCGCGGTAGTTTAAGTTTAATGAACCCAGCGTTACCCATTAATGGCTCAGGAGTATTTGCTACGCTTGATTATTCTGCCTTAGAAGTAAACAGCACAACGCTGGATATTACTTGTGTTTCTAGCGCTGCCGACATTAATGGCCAAGCCATTATTTTAGATATGGAAAATGCCAGCATTAGTATTGATGATGGTATTCACACCCCTAATGGCGCAACCATTACCGGGAAAATAGCCTTACCCAATGGCGCCGACCCAAGCGGCGTAGAAGTTAGCATTAAACTGGGCGAGCGCACAGTATCGACCCTTGCCGATGCCAATGGTGATTTCACCTTTACCGATTTAAAAAATGGAGTTTGGGTGGTGAGCTATAAACACCCACAATATGTTAATAGCTGCAGCATTACCCAAACCCAAAATGGCGACACAACAGTAATGGATGACGAAACAATGATTGCCGGTGATATTAACGGCGATGGTGTTATTGATATTGCCGACTTCACTGTAATTTCTGCTACTTATGGCTCTAATTCAAGTGATACTGAATATGCAGTGGCAGCAGACCTTAATGGCGATAATGTTATTAATATTTTTGACTTAACCATTCTGGGTAGCCACTTTGGTATTAATAGCTGCGATCCATCCGCTATTGTTCCGCAAATTGATCCTTCGGTAACATTCACCACAACCAGCCCCTCGCCAGAAGGCACAACTTCACTAAACGCTACTGCCGACGAGCTAACCTGGCAACGCGATGCGGCCTTCCCTGGAGCATCCACAACGGCCTTTGCTTATGCTAAACCGGCTGATGTTGATCAGTTTGCTATTGGCCTTCAATTAAGCGGTATGCAAACCTCTTATATGTTGGTACTGCGAAACCCCGACAACGGTAATTCAATACACGTTTATTACGACGCCGAAACGCCCACGCCTAATCTTTTTATAGACAGCTTTATTGATGGCCTCCCTCAGCACGATAGTTTTCTGGTACCGCTGTTAATGGATCAGCTAGAAATTGGTTATGACCACGGTAACCTAACCGTTAACCTCGGCTCTTTATCGCATACGGCCATGCCTCTACCAGCCGGCTTAGGGGATAGCCCCAGTAACTGGGAAATAGAAGTCACACTCATGCATAGCTCCCTTACACCCACCTCTGGCACATCGAGCGTAAAACTTATTACCGATGCCTTTAATGGCCTTGCACTACCAACTTCGCCTTGGTAA
- a CDS encoding phosphodiester glycosidase family protein, protein MSTPEKIEMKGAGFWAAAIKRMPAKKYLFAKDGTLNYVVFDDSVQMEPFVRTQEVMFETTAAAASKANRYLATINAQVYDITTAGMMDYAIGDDAVAPSNIVPEGIAVFGKKVIAGRAAPLNFYIANTKAPLSGSRPYRFGFGAAPTSVDSAIGGAGPIIINGLPYGTQNRYKAGAKLGKKVGQPIPANAKNLTQRSNATFTAFTKHDAAPRTGITAIAHNAKEKKLIIIVHPDNSGDLSLRTLRTKLLSIGCDNAIFLDGSNSSMLMVEGTFIARQALSKNKTNIVGIGFKY, encoded by the coding sequence ATGAGCACTCCCGAAAAAATCGAAATGAAAGGCGCTGGCTTTTGGGCTGCAGCCATAAAACGAATGCCTGCAAAGAAGTACCTCTTCGCGAAAGATGGCACGCTTAACTATGTAGTATTTGATGATTCGGTACAAATGGAACCCTTTGTTCGCACTCAGGAAGTGATGTTTGAAACAACGGCCGCTGCTGCATCAAAAGCTAACCGTTATTTGGCTACAATTAATGCGCAAGTTTACGATATAACAACTGCAGGTATGATGGATTATGCTATTGGTGACGATGCAGTTGCTCCTTCAAATATAGTCCCTGAAGGCATCGCGGTATTCGGCAAAAAAGTGATTGCAGGTAGAGCGGCTCCACTTAACTTTTACATAGCTAACACCAAGGCGCCCCTCTCAGGCTCTCGCCCTTATCGCTTTGGTTTTGGCGCTGCACCAACTAGCGTAGACTCAGCAATTGGGGGCGCTGGCCCGATTATTATTAATGGCCTGCCTTACGGCACCCAAAACCGCTACAAAGCCGGCGCAAAGCTCGGGAAAAAAGTGGGGCAACCAATACCCGCGAACGCTAAAAATCTAACACAACGCAGTAATGCTACATTTACCGCCTTCACAAAACATGATGCAGCTCCTCGTACAGGCATTACAGCTATTGCACATAACGCCAAAGAGAAAAAACTGATCATTATTGTACACCCGGACAATAGCGGCGATTTATCGTTGCGCACCCTAAGAACAAAATTACTGAGTATTGGCTGCGATAACGCTATATTTTTAGACGGTAGTAATTCCTCGATGCTGATGGTAGAAGGAACCTTTATCGCACGGCAAGCCTTAAGTAAAAATAAAACCAATATTGTAGGCATAGGGTTCAAATATTAA
- a CDS encoding tyrosine-type recombinase/integrase, with translation MALTDLQLKNTKPSDKDIWLSDEKGLRALIKATNGKIYFRLKYRFNNKQKTLALGVYPETSLKQARDARDQARQLIKQGLDPLMEKQAAKQASLDKEKTTLSAVAKAWWKLKKGKWKPKHADRVWTRLNDNALKSLGNLPIADIRPKQVIQTTKNIEARGSFDVARRVLQDLRRVFRHAMINDIIDNNPIGDVTAEVLKSKKSKRRASLPHNELPQFLRLLDTYHTLLIHASPPLKQTVSENCIYSCTCSLAITQAQ, from the coding sequence ATGGCGCTTACAGATCTTCAATTAAAAAATACAAAACCCTCCGATAAAGATATTTGGCTTTCTGATGAAAAAGGCCTTAGGGCACTCATTAAAGCTACCAATGGGAAAATATATTTTCGCCTCAAATATAGGTTTAACAACAAACAAAAAACCCTAGCCCTTGGCGTTTACCCTGAAACATCGCTAAAACAAGCGCGTGACGCACGTGACCAAGCAAGGCAGCTCATTAAACAGGGCCTAGACCCATTAATGGAAAAGCAGGCGGCTAAGCAAGCGAGCCTTGATAAAGAAAAAACAACTTTAAGTGCTGTAGCAAAAGCGTGGTGGAAGCTTAAAAAGGGTAAATGGAAACCCAAGCATGCCGACCGAGTGTGGACCCGCCTGAACGACAACGCCCTTAAATCTTTAGGCAACCTGCCCATTGCCGATATTCGCCCCAAACAAGTCATCCAAACCACTAAAAACATTGAAGCTCGCGGCTCATTCGATGTCGCACGACGAGTGCTGCAAGACCTACGCAGAGTGTTCCGCCACGCAATGATTAACGACATTATCGACAACAACCCCATTGGCGACGTTACCGCCGAAGTGCTTAAAAGCAAAAAGTCGAAGCGTAGAGCATCCCTTCCCCATAACGAATTACCTCAGTTTTTGCGTTTACTCGACACCTACCATACGCTACTAATACATGCATCTCCCCCCCTAAAACAGACTGTATCCGAGAATTGCATCTATTCATGTACTTGCTCACTAGCGATAACACAAGCACAATAA
- the rnr gene encoding ribonuclease R, with protein MSEKPPIIDPAAEREARTYDNPIASRELILEVLEKAQGPLTKSKLTVLLGIEGEDQAEGLRRRLIAMERDGQIIQNRRGAYGPVSKMDLVRGRVSGHRDGYGFVITPSNEEDIYLANRQMRKVFDGDEVLVRVSGIDARGRREGSIAEVLSRNTSHVVGRYSVGRGSARIRPDNPRIVADIFIAKENTITAKDGQFVSVEITRQPDRFGAAEGIISEVLGDHMAPGMEIDVAIRAHDIPHVWPASVEAEAAKLSTEVAEEDKTGRIDLRDLPLVTIDGEDARDFDDAVYCERKRSGGWRLYVAIADVAHYVVPGSALDDEAQIRGNSVYFPDHVIPMLPRGLSNGLCSLNPEVDRLCMVCEMTISDAGRISGYTFYEAVMHSHARLTYTKVGQMLAERDKKRSGLRQQYASVVKHVDELHNLYQALRGIRSERGAIDFETVETRIEFDENRKIERIVPVHRNDAHKLIEECMLAANVCAARFLDSHKIPTLYRVHEAPKEQKLNNLMEFLGAQGLQLRAGKGGKIGPQQYQEVMSLIEGRPDAQIIQTVMLRSMNQAVYQPDNKGHFGLAYPAYAHFTSPIRRYPDLLVHRAIRSVIRGGVESNKVKRHENTRSQKAETVYPYDIAKMLAFGEQSSLTERRADEATRDVMNWLKCEFLQDRIGGVFEGVISAVTGFGLFVELKDLYVEGLVHITNLPQDYYHYEAAHHHLVGERTRKVFALGDPIVVRVARVDLDERKVDFELEARQPRKRRIKKDKPEVKSAAKSKNSKANNNSDASKNNEDTRSATSTGADDGANTGDKTAPKRLNKNKSGKQQSRDKTAKKQSKSKKLATPKVKHAKKLKKSDKSKVGKKRVSKKR; from the coding sequence TTGTCGGAAAAGCCCCCCATTATCGACCCAGCTGCCGAGCGCGAAGCGCGTACTTACGATAACCCTATAGCTAGCCGCGAGCTTATTTTAGAGGTGCTTGAAAAGGCGCAAGGCCCGCTGACTAAAAGCAAGTTAACCGTGCTGCTGGGTATTGAAGGCGAGGATCAGGCTGAGGGGCTGCGGCGGCGCTTGATTGCCATGGAGCGCGATGGACAGATTATTCAAAACCGACGCGGTGCTTATGGCCCTGTGAGCAAAATGGACTTGGTGCGCGGGCGCGTGAGTGGCCACCGCGATGGTTACGGCTTTGTGATTACCCCTAGCAATGAAGAAGATATTTATCTGGCCAACCGGCAAATGCGCAAAGTGTTTGATGGCGATGAGGTGTTAGTGCGTGTTAGTGGTATTGATGCCCGTGGCCGGCGCGAGGGCAGTATTGCAGAGGTGTTATCGCGCAATACCAGCCATGTGGTTGGGCGCTACAGTGTGGGCCGCGGCAGTGCGCGTATTCGGCCCGATAACCCACGCATAGTGGCCGATATTTTTATCGCTAAAGAAAATACCATCACCGCCAAAGATGGCCAGTTTGTGAGTGTCGAAATTACTCGCCAGCCAGATCGCTTTGGCGCTGCCGAAGGCATTATTAGTGAGGTACTGGGTGACCATATGGCACCGGGGATGGAAATCGATGTAGCGATTCGCGCGCATGATATTCCGCATGTGTGGCCTGCGAGTGTAGAAGCAGAAGCGGCTAAGCTGAGTACAGAGGTCGCAGAGGAAGATAAAACTGGCCGTATCGATTTGCGCGATTTACCGTTGGTGACTATTGATGGTGAAGACGCGCGCGATTTTGACGATGCCGTTTATTGCGAGCGCAAGCGCAGTGGTGGCTGGCGTTTGTATGTGGCCATTGCCGATGTGGCGCATTACGTTGTGCCCGGCAGCGCGCTGGACGACGAAGCCCAAATACGGGGTAATTCGGTGTACTTCCCTGATCACGTAATTCCTATGTTGCCGCGCGGCTTATCGAACGGTTTGTGTTCGTTAAACCCTGAGGTAGATCGTTTGTGCATGGTTTGCGAAATGACCATTAGCGATGCCGGCCGCATTAGTGGTTATACCTTTTACGAAGCGGTAATGCACAGCCATGCCCGTTTAACCTATACCAAAGTTGGCCAGATGCTGGCCGAGCGCGATAAAAAACGCTCTGGCTTGCGCCAGCAATATGCCAGCGTAGTTAAACATGTTGACGAGCTGCACAACCTCTATCAAGCGTTGCGTGGTATTCGCTCTGAACGCGGGGCGATTGATTTTGAAACTGTTGAAACGCGTATTGAATTCGACGAAAACCGAAAAATCGAACGCATTGTGCCGGTGCATCGAAATGATGCCCATAAATTAATTGAAGAATGCATGCTGGCGGCTAATGTTTGCGCGGCGCGCTTTTTAGATAGCCATAAAATACCTACACTCTACCGTGTACACGAAGCCCCTAAAGAGCAAAAACTTAATAATTTAATGGAGTTTTTAGGTGCGCAAGGTTTGCAGTTGCGTGCTGGTAAGGGTGGCAAAATTGGACCGCAGCAATACCAAGAGGTAATGTCGCTGATTGAGGGCCGCCCCGATGCGCAAATTATTCAAACGGTAATGTTACGCAGTATGAATCAGGCGGTTTATCAGCCAGATAATAAAGGCCACTTTGGTTTGGCTTACCCAGCGTATGCGCACTTTACCTCACCCATTCGCCGCTACCCCGATTTATTAGTACACCGCGCTATTCGCAGTGTTATTCGCGGTGGTGTGGAATCCAATAAAGTGAAGCGCCACGAAAATACGCGCAGCCAAAAAGCCGAAACGGTTTACCCCTACGACATTGCTAAAATGTTGGCCTTTGGTGAGCAAAGCTCGCTTACCGAGCGCCGCGCCGATGAGGCCACGCGCGATGTTATGAATTGGCTAAAGTGCGAATTCTTACAAGATCGCATAGGGGGTGTTTTTGAGGGTGTTATTTCGGCGGTTACAGGCTTTGGGTTATTTGTTGAGCTTAAAGATTTGTATGTAGAAGGTTTGGTGCACATTACTAACTTGCCACAAGATTACTACCATTACGAAGCGGCCCACCACCACTTGGTGGGCGAGCGCACCCGTAAGGTTTTTGCGTTGGGCGACCCTATTGTGGTGCGGGTTGCTAGGGTCGATTTGGACGAGCGTAAAGTAGACTTTGAATTAGAGGCAAGGCAACCCAGAAAACGCCGAATTAAAAAGGATAAGCCCGAAGTAAAAAGCGCGGCGAAATCTAAAAACAGTAAAGCGAATAACAATAGTGACGCGAGTAAAAATAATGAGGATACTCGCAGCGCTACCAGTACTGGTGCAGACGATGGCGCCAATACCGGTGATAAAACGGCCCCAAAGCGCTTAAATAAAAACAAAAGCGGTAAGCAACAATCCAGAGATAAAACCGCAAAAAAGCAAAGCAAAAGTAAAAAGCTAGCAACGCCTAAAGTAAAGCACGCCAAAAAGCTTAAAAAATCGGATAAATCTAAAGTCGGGAAAAAACGCGTGAGTAAAAAGCGTTAA